One Glycine soja cultivar W05 chromosome 2, ASM419377v2, whole genome shotgun sequence genomic region harbors:
- the LOC114380336 gene encoding ADP-ribosylation factor 2 translates to MGLTFTKLFSRLFAKKEMRILMVGLDAAGKTTILYKLKLGEIVTTIPTIGFNVETVEYKNISFTVWDVGGQDKIRPLWRHYFQNTQGLIFVVDSNDRDRVVEARDELHRMLNEDELRDAVLLVFANKQDLPNAMNAAEITDKLGLHSLRQRHWYIQSTCATSGEGLYEGLDWLSNNIANKA, encoded by the exons ATGGGGCTGACATTCACGAAGCTTTTCAGCCGGCTTTTCGCGAAGAAGGAAATGCGAATTCTGATGGTTGGTCTTGATGCTGCTGGTAAGACCACTATCCTCTACAAGCTCAAGCTCGGAGAGATCGTTACTACAATTCCTACCATTG GGTTCAATGTTGAGACTGTGGAATACAAGAACATTAGCTTCACTGTTTGGGATGTTGGTGGCCAGGACAAG ATTCGTCCCTTGTGGAGGCACTACTTCCAGAACACTCAGGGTCTTATTTTTGTTGTAGACAGCAATGATAGGGACAGAGTTGTTGAGGCCAGAGATGAGTTACATAGGATGTTGAATGAG GATGAACTGAGAGATGCCGTATTGCTTGTGTTTGCAAACAAACAAGATCTTCCTAATGCAATGAATGCTGCTGAGATTACTGACAAGTTGGGTCTCCACTCTCTGAGACAGCGTcactg GTACATTCAGAGCACCTGTGCAACCTCTGGGGAGGGCCTTTACGAAGGTCTGGACTGGCTTTCCAACAACATTGCCAATAAG GCTTAA
- the LOC114369580 gene encoding uncharacterized protein LOC114369580 has translation MLAQKSRAKWIKEGNTISHFFHASLKDRYIKNYLVGLHTENGGEVKDVVVHHFQRIFMEPNLERPFLSGIQFNQVSSCDCVSLTVLKKDVVGRCSPKGCDFLLKKIVPNLYWNIDQSLLLVVCTRLFRSLWFGSVISPCQIAFLPGNSILDDVMVTNELIDLVQKGQKSCFLFKIDFEKTYDSVSSMSVLVNDSPTGEFVAQRGLKQGTLLGTLLFFMVAEGLSGLVDDSIFFGEACGLSRLFKEDS, from the exons ATGCTGGCCCAAAAATCCAGGGCTAAGTGGATCAAAGAGGGTAATACCATCTCACATTTTTTCCATGCTTCCTTGAAGGACAGGTACATAAAGAATTATCTAGTGGGGCTACATACTGAGAACGGGGGTGAGGTAAAGGATGTTGTTGTTCATCACTTTCAGAGGATTTTCATGGAACCTAACTTGGAGCGTCCCTTCTTATCAGGTATTCAGTTTAATCAGGTGTCATCTTGTGATTGTGTTTCTCTAACTGTTTTGAAGAAGGATGTTGTGGGTAGGTGTTCTCCCAAAGGTTGTGACTTCCTCCTGAAAAAGATTGTCCCCAATCTTTATTGGAATATAGACCAATCTCTCTTATTGGTAGTATGCACAAGATTATTTCGAAGCTTATGGTTTGGTTCTGTTATTTCACCTTGTCAGATAGCCTTCCTGCCTGGTAATAGTATTTTAGATGATGTTATGGTGACTAATGAGCTCATTGATCTTGTTCAGAAAGGCCAAAAAAGTTGTTTCCTTTTCAAAATTGACTTTGAAAAGACATATGACTCTGTTAGCAGTATGTCAGTTCTGGTTAACGATAGTCCTACAGGGGAATTTGTGGCTCAACGGGGGCTTAAGCAAGGGACTCTGTTGGGCACTCTGTTGTTTTTTATGGTGGCTGAGGGGTTAAGTGGCTTAGTGG ATGATTCAATCTTTTTTGGTGAGGCTTGTGGGCTATCAAGGCTATTTAAGGAGGACTCTTGA